A section of the Verrucomicrobium sp. GAS474 genome encodes:
- a CDS encoding TnpV protein translates to MTTTLTQYGRMAEAHWREHLPNKVRELETAGTLEEALLDAEERTKDEMYTLTRHMIGKQGMTVEQAHAAAWEIVRIRYILLPPEAAT, encoded by the coding sequence ATGACCACGACGCTGACCCAATACGGCCGGATGGCCGAAGCCCACTGGCGGGAGCACCTGCCGAACAAGGTCCGGGAACTGGAAACGGCGGGAACGCTGGAGGAGGCGCTTCTCGACGCGGAGGAGAGGACGAAGGACGAGATGTACACCCTGACGCGGCACATGATCGGCAAGCAGGGGATGACGGTGGAACAGGCCCACGCCGCCGCGTGGGAGATCGTCCGCATTCGGTATATCCTCCTTCCGCCGGAAGCGGCGACGTAA
- a CDS encoding TraM recognition domain-containing protein → MDLLPFLFALTTTALALGIELQPGPLHYVSWLFAVPVGWFVYGAFRPGKESRYVLTLGGVRWNEADFCRGWEIDGRTGSGKTASGVVPILHALKRNRPGMGILALDTKGDLSEPIEAVADDLGCRADLRQLEVRPDNAPPGWKPPYTLNFLGDPSLPASTYAKLLVDVATAAGQKGGQTFFKNAAQVAIQNGMSLLAALDVPVTIENCYRLVMDMAELEARIGELEKMPGPLRDPLLDYFREFKAQPKEQLGGVRSTVFNYLQPYTVSDIAEVFCPTEPTFDLAEIDLGRLVSVKIPQKYQTEKRYVSLMLKALYYLHALRRYDLSGGERARKNLIVGVFDEAQESVLLSEDGISDYNVVDKIRGARATAIFSTQSPTSYIPPMGGRDKADVFRLNLGNKIHFTAADKDASEMIAESIGKRTIKKRTWSSGSGKRSVSWTDEDQYLIKPHVLRRLPKHVAIIKHCEQRYRWVRLPPSPFTKPKVADVSRN, encoded by the coding sequence GTGGACCTACTCCCATTTCTTTTCGCATTGACGACGACGGCGTTGGCGTTGGGGATCGAACTCCAGCCGGGGCCGCTCCATTACGTTTCTTGGCTCTTCGCGGTGCCGGTCGGCTGGTTCGTCTACGGCGCATTCCGTCCTGGGAAGGAGAGCCGGTACGTCCTCACCCTCGGCGGCGTCCGCTGGAACGAGGCCGACTTCTGCCGGGGTTGGGAAATCGACGGGCGAACTGGCTCCGGGAAGACGGCGAGTGGCGTGGTCCCGATCCTCCACGCGCTGAAGAGGAACCGTCCCGGCATGGGCATCCTCGCCCTCGACACGAAGGGCGACCTGAGCGAACCCATCGAGGCCGTGGCCGACGATCTGGGATGCCGAGCCGACCTGCGGCAGTTGGAGGTCCGTCCCGACAACGCTCCCCCCGGTTGGAAGCCGCCCTACACCCTCAATTTCCTAGGAGATCCCTCCCTGCCCGCCTCGACCTACGCGAAGCTCCTGGTCGATGTCGCCACGGCGGCGGGACAGAAAGGTGGGCAGACCTTCTTCAAGAACGCCGCCCAGGTCGCCATTCAGAACGGGATGAGCCTCCTGGCGGCCCTCGACGTGCCGGTGACGATTGAGAACTGCTACCGCCTCGTCATGGACATGGCCGAGCTGGAAGCGCGGATCGGGGAACTGGAGAAGATGCCGGGTCCGTTGCGCGATCCGCTGCTCGACTACTTCCGCGAGTTCAAGGCCCAGCCGAAGGAACAGTTGGGTGGGGTCCGCTCCACGGTCTTCAACTATCTCCAGCCGTACACGGTGTCCGACATCGCCGAGGTCTTCTGCCCCACGGAGCCGACTTTCGACCTCGCCGAAATCGACCTGGGGCGGCTGGTTAGCGTGAAGATCCCGCAGAAGTACCAGACCGAGAAGCGGTACGTCAGCTTGATGCTGAAGGCGCTGTACTACCTGCACGCTTTGCGGCGGTATGACCTCTCTGGCGGGGAGCGGGCGCGGAAGAACCTGATCGTCGGTGTCTTCGACGAGGCCCAGGAGTCGGTCCTTCTGAGCGAGGACGGGATTTCCGATTACAACGTGGTCGACAAGATCCGGGGCGCCCGCGCCACGGCGATCTTCTCGACGCAATCCCCCACCTCGTACATCCCGCCGATGGGAGGCCGGGACAAGGCCGACGTTTTCCGGCTTAATTTGGGGAACAAGATCCACTTCACCGCCGCCGACAAGGACGCCTCGGAGATGATCGCCGAATCCATCGGCAAGCGGACGATCAAGAAGAGGACATGGAGCAGCGGCTCGGGGAAGCGGAGCGTCAGTTGGACCGACGAGGACCAGTACCTCATCAAGCCCCACGTTCTGCGGCGTCTGCCGAAGCACGTTGCCATCATCAAGCATTGCGAGCAACGGTATCGCTGGGTACGGCTGCCGCCCTCTCCTTTCACCAAGCCGAAGGTGGCTGATGTTTCACGGAACTGA
- a CDS encoding division plane positioning ATPase MipZ produces the protein MPTKRLILCPQDKGGIGKSFIATLLYDFLVERGVKVKTFDLDHANSTFQRYVPEAEFIDTDVDADKLAVLDRLVSALETVDTVLVDNRAAGGTKVLRYIEDSRLTELQKELAFELVFVVVAIDDKDAISQAADVLEAYGERVKWLIARNFRDSVELTMWDGAQTRKKLKAAGAVEIDVPCLAEMTKNRLQMLNLTVGRGRTATKLHLLDRSRCVRFHTFMEEQFTQAASHLLA, from the coding sequence ATGCCCACCAAACGCCTGATCCTTTGCCCGCAGGACAAAGGCGGGATCGGAAAGAGCTTCATCGCCACCCTCCTCTACGACTTCCTCGTCGAGCGCGGCGTCAAAGTGAAGACCTTCGACCTCGACCACGCCAACAGCACCTTCCAGCGGTATGTTCCCGAGGCCGAGTTCATCGACACCGACGTCGACGCCGACAAACTGGCCGTCCTCGACCGGTTGGTGAGCGCCTTGGAGACGGTCGATACTGTCCTGGTCGATAACCGGGCGGCGGGCGGCACGAAGGTACTCCGCTACATCGAAGACAGTCGCCTGACCGAGCTTCAGAAGGAACTGGCGTTCGAGCTGGTCTTCGTGGTCGTCGCCATCGACGACAAGGACGCCATCTCTCAGGCCGCCGACGTGCTGGAGGCGTACGGGGAGCGGGTGAAATGGCTCATCGCCCGGAACTTCCGCGATTCGGTCGAGCTGACGATGTGGGACGGGGCGCAGACCCGGAAGAAGCTGAAGGCGGCGGGAGCGGTCGAGATTGACGTGCCGTGCCTCGCCGAAATGACGAAGAACCGGCTCCAGATGCTCAATCTCACCGTGGGCCGAGGGAGAACCGCCACGAAACTTCATCTTCTCGACCGCTCCAGGTGCGTCCGGTTCCACACCTTCATGGAGGAACAGTTCACCCAGGCGGCATCCCACCTCCTCGCATGA
- the mobF gene encoding MobF family relaxase codes for MVRFDRPCRNKLGALNYFAQHMAKGDYLTQHGQSEMIWYGKGAVRLGLSGQVDPEHFARLCDGKHPVTGKLLGARNKGADRRVCYFGQISAPKDVSLAYMVGGDDRIAGWWEEAVRDTLREIEATTATRLRKRGQDEDHETSNMVAAVVTHDASRSLDPQLHTHVCIMNVTYDPTEARWKSVQPLGYFTHQGYFREVCYAKLAQRMREAGYELEKTRPIGFHVRGIPPELRQQFSKRREAIEAMAESLGVTSQDGLQGIASRSRASKQHVDSTILRQRWREEAGETVSLVKAAIASADGIPKRAVAISPEQAFTEAEAHLFERVSVTDERILLREALVQGRGYVELDAFKIILKDRIATGDLLREGSRITSRNMLRLERECVGWARRGRNRCPRMGDVSDLSPSLSTEQRNAVAFILNCRDRVMGLEGDAGTGKTTVLKEVVRGIEQGGERPFACAPSSGAAAILRQELVSDADTLQQLLVNSSLQEKVRGRTILVDEAGLISTRQMHALCALAERNGNRLLLVGDIKQHGSVEAGDAFRALQKYGGIDLATLTEIHRQRDPGYRKAVELFARRKPYDAFKQLESLGAVRQIREPALLFAQAAEDYVKTLQRGHSCLAVSPVWSDIHQFSRVVRTRLREEGFLQGEDRTLTAFVPFQWTKAEKKDARNYQPGDVLQFYRKAAVFEKGELLRFVERIDRRIIVSRPNGERFVFNPGQITGFEPGLDREVSVALGEKLLIRANDKPSGLKNGDIVEVAGFGVDGSLRLKDGRTLPLFFRQFAHGYATTSHAAQGKTVDRGLLMMTDEALKAANLKQAYVSNSRFRLTQIVYTSDRKEAREAMATPAERQLALELKQSHFRRWKIFEKIVEAAEAFQALRQRRVTQQTTKQRIGYVA; via the coding sequence ATGGTCCGTTTTGATCGACCCTGCCGCAACAAGCTCGGCGCGCTGAATTACTTCGCCCAGCACATGGCGAAGGGCGACTACCTGACCCAGCATGGCCAATCGGAAATGATCTGGTACGGGAAAGGCGCGGTAAGGCTCGGGCTTTCCGGTCAGGTCGATCCAGAACACTTCGCCCGTCTCTGCGACGGGAAGCATCCCGTGACGGGTAAACTTCTCGGAGCGCGGAACAAGGGAGCCGACCGGCGCGTCTGCTACTTCGGTCAGATCTCGGCTCCCAAGGACGTTTCGCTGGCCTACATGGTGGGCGGAGACGACCGGATCGCCGGATGGTGGGAGGAGGCGGTGCGCGATACGCTCCGCGAAATCGAGGCAACGACGGCGACTCGCCTTCGCAAGCGAGGGCAGGATGAGGATCACGAGACCAGCAACATGGTCGCCGCCGTCGTGACGCACGACGCCAGCCGGAGCCTCGATCCCCAGCTTCATACCCACGTCTGCATCATGAACGTGACATACGATCCGACGGAAGCCCGCTGGAAGAGTGTTCAACCCCTCGGCTACTTCACGCATCAGGGTTATTTCCGGGAGGTCTGCTACGCCAAGCTGGCCCAGCGAATGCGGGAGGCGGGTTACGAATTGGAGAAAACCCGACCCATCGGCTTCCACGTCCGGGGAATACCCCCGGAACTGCGCCAGCAATTCAGCAAGCGCCGCGAGGCCATCGAGGCAATGGCCGAATCCCTCGGTGTCACGAGCCAGGACGGCTTGCAAGGAATCGCCTCGCGGAGCCGCGCCTCCAAGCAGCACGTCGATTCCACGATTCTGCGCCAACGGTGGCGAGAGGAGGCCGGGGAAACGGTGAGCTTGGTCAAGGCGGCAATTGCCAGTGCCGATGGCATTCCGAAACGGGCCGTTGCCATCTCACCAGAACAGGCGTTCACCGAAGCCGAGGCTCACCTTTTCGAGCGGGTGTCGGTGACTGACGAACGGATATTGCTCCGGGAAGCCCTCGTCCAAGGCCGGGGCTATGTCGAACTCGACGCCTTCAAGATCATTCTGAAGGATCGGATCGCCACCGGCGACCTCCTCCGGGAAGGAAGCCGCATCACCTCCCGCAATATGCTCCGGCTGGAACGGGAGTGCGTCGGCTGGGCTCGGCGAGGTCGGAACCGTTGCCCTCGGATGGGCGACGTCTCCGACCTATCCCCTTCGCTCTCGACCGAGCAGCGCAACGCGGTCGCCTTCATCCTGAACTGCCGGGACCGGGTCATGGGATTGGAGGGGGACGCCGGAACCGGGAAGACGACCGTCCTCAAGGAAGTGGTCCGAGGGATCGAGCAGGGCGGAGAGCGCCCCTTCGCCTGCGCCCCGTCCTCCGGCGCTGCCGCAATACTGCGGCAAGAACTCGTTTCCGATGCCGACACCTTGCAACAGCTGCTGGTCAACTCGTCCCTGCAAGAGAAAGTCCGGGGAAGGACGATCCTCGTGGACGAGGCGGGCTTGATCTCGACCCGGCAGATGCACGCCCTTTGCGCTCTGGCCGAACGAAACGGCAACCGGCTCCTCCTAGTGGGGGACATCAAGCAACACGGCTCCGTCGAAGCCGGGGATGCCTTCCGCGCTTTGCAGAAATACGGCGGAATCGACCTCGCCACCTTGACCGAAATTCACCGGCAACGCGATCCCGGGTACCGCAAGGCGGTCGAACTCTTCGCCCGGCGGAAGCCGTATGACGCCTTCAAGCAGCTCGAATCGCTCGGAGCGGTCCGGCAGATTCGAGAACCGGCGCTCCTCTTCGCCCAGGCCGCCGAGGATTACGTGAAGACCCTCCAGCGGGGACACTCGTGCTTGGCCGTTTCCCCGGTCTGGTCGGACATCCATCAATTCAGCCGCGTGGTGCGAACCCGGCTCAGGGAGGAGGGATTCCTGCAAGGCGAGGATCGGACGTTGACCGCATTCGTTCCCTTCCAGTGGACGAAAGCGGAGAAGAAGGATGCCCGGAATTATCAACCCGGCGACGTGCTTCAGTTCTATCGGAAGGCGGCGGTTTTCGAGAAAGGGGAACTCCTCCGTTTCGTGGAACGCATCGACCGACGCATCATCGTATCCCGCCCCAACGGGGAACGCTTCGTCTTCAACCCAGGGCAAATCACCGGATTCGAGCCGGGCCTGGACCGGGAGGTTTCCGTCGCCTTGGGAGAAAAGCTCCTCATCCGGGCCAACGACAAGCCTTCCGGCTTGAAGAATGGCGACATTGTCGAAGTGGCTGGGTTCGGAGTCGATGGCTCTCTCCGATTGAAAGATGGACGAACGCTCCCTTTATTTTTCCGTCAGTTTGCCCACGGCTACGCTACGACTTCTCATGCCGCCCAAGGGAAGACCGTCGATCGAGGACTTTTGATGATGACCGACGAAGCATTGAAGGCAGCGAACCTGAAGCAGGCTTACGTCAGTAATTCTAGATTCCGGCTGACCCAGATAGTTTACACCTCCGACCGGAAGGAAGCGCGCGAAGCGATGGCCACGCCCGCCGAACGGCAATTGGCGTTGGAACTGAAGCAATCGCATTTCCGGCGCTGGAAGATTTTCGAGAAGATCGTCGAGGCGGCAGAAGCGTTCCAGGCTCTGCGTCAACGGCGAGTTACCCAGCAGACAACGAAACAGAGAATCGGCTATGTCGCTTAA